The Methanomicrobiales archaeon HGW-Methanomicrobiales-1 genome includes a region encoding these proteins:
- a CDS encoding ribonuclease J has protein sequence MEIEIIAVGGYDEVGRNMTAVRCGKEIVIFDMGLRLDQLMIHEDAEVDEMHSLDLIKIKAIPDDTILQKVEGTVKAIVCSHGHLDHIGAIPKLAHRYNAPIIATPYATELIRQQIAGEKKFEVKNKLFALNAGQRYTLSPNLVLEFVRTQHSIIDTVTPVLHTPHGAIVYACDFKFDRSPVIGQPPDFARFRQLGKEGVLALIVESTYIHRPGRCPSERIARDLVRGVITSFEDDKNAIVVSTFSSHIARVKTIAECAHEIGRKPIFLGRSMEKYSVAAEQMKLVSFPETASVYGNRRTVDRMMRRMMKEGKDQFLPIVTGHQGEPGSILTRLAAGDTPYQLSKGDKVLFSANIIPNPMNIGNRYRIEQQLKMAGARIFDDLHVSGHAYREDHYEFLEMLKPQHIIPAHADMKMTAGYADFASDLGYTLDNDVHLMRNGQRLRIK, from the coding sequence ATGGAAATAGAGATTATAGCCGTAGGCGGATACGACGAAGTCGGGCGCAACATGACCGCCGTTCGCTGCGGAAAGGAAATTGTCATTTTTGACATGGGGCTCCGCCTCGACCAGTTGATGATCCACGAGGACGCGGAAGTTGACGAGATGCATTCTCTTGATCTGATCAAGATCAAGGCAATTCCGGATGATACGATACTGCAAAAGGTTGAGGGTACGGTAAAAGCAATCGTTTGCTCGCACGGACACCTGGACCATATCGGGGCGATTCCCAAACTTGCGCACCGGTACAATGCACCGATTATCGCAACCCCCTATGCAACCGAACTGATCCGGCAGCAGATCGCGGGTGAGAAGAAATTTGAAGTAAAAAACAAACTCTTCGCACTCAACGCCGGTCAACGGTACACGCTCTCCCCGAACCTCGTACTGGAATTCGTACGCACGCAGCATTCGATCATTGATACCGTGACACCGGTGCTTCACACACCCCACGGTGCGATCGTCTATGCCTGCGACTTCAAGTTTGACCGGTCACCGGTCATCGGCCAGCCTCCGGACTTTGCCCGGTTCCGGCAGCTCGGCAAAGAGGGAGTGCTGGCTCTCATCGTGGAAAGCACCTATATCCATCGCCCGGGACGGTGCCCCAGCGAGCGGATTGCCCGCGATCTTGTGCGGGGTGTTATCACGAGTTTCGAGGACGACAAGAATGCGATCGTTGTGTCAACGTTCTCATCCCACATCGCCCGGGTCAAGACAATTGCGGAATGTGCCCATGAGATCGGCAGGAAGCCTATCTTTCTCGGGCGCTCGATGGAGAAATACTCCGTTGCCGCAGAACAGATGAAACTCGTCTCATTCCCTGAGACCGCAAGCGTTTATGGGAACCGACGAACCGTTGATCGTATGATGCGGCGGATGATGAAGGAGGGAAAGGATCAGTTCCTGCCTATTGTCACCGGCCACCAGGGTGAGCCCGGATCAATCCTGACCCGGCTTGCAGCGGGCGATACTCCCTACCAGCTGAGCAAGGGTGACAAGGTACTCTTCTCGGCAAACATTATACCAAACCCGATGAACATCGGAAACCGGTACAGGATCGAGCAGCAGCTTAAAATGGCCGGGGCCCGGATTTTTGATGATCTGCACGTGAGCGGCCATGCGTACCGGGAAGACCACTACGAGTTTCTCGAGATGCTAAAACCCCAGCATATCATCCCTGCTCATGCAGACATGAAGATGACGGCAGGCTATGCTGATTTTGCCAGCGATCTTGGGTATACCCTGGATAATGATGTTCACCTGATGAGGAACGGGCAGCGGCTCAGGATCAAATGA
- a CDS encoding methyltransferase, whose protein sequence is MTVEQWGIRVPAREGETTRRALIDEGALDLSLKVRRDGDALLLPLLDWREGAEQCQFEQNPERVVLPRHELVGGIAIIQENDPVGAQKILDSRPSLHTIVYAKGEVSGEYRTREFEVIAGVPTTRTEVIEYGHRFHVDLEAAYFSARLSSERQRILEQTGRNETVLDMFAGVGPFAITLAARAALVVACDLNPRAVELMLENIAQNRTTNVLPVLADARRLAGIFPWRFDRIVMNLPLSGTEFLQDAFRLCKPGGTIHFYSLVSAEGEHRECIGELGGEVLAERVVRSYSPGQWHAVYDICVKCS, encoded by the coding sequence ATGACAGTTGAACAATGGGGCATCCGGGTACCTGCACGCGAGGGAGAAACCACACGGCGGGCACTTATCGATGAAGGCGCGCTCGATCTCTCACTTAAGGTACGGCGCGATGGCGACGCGCTCCTCCTCCCGCTTCTTGACTGGCGCGAGGGTGCAGAGCAGTGCCAGTTCGAGCAGAACCCGGAGCGTGTGGTGCTGCCACGGCACGAACTGGTAGGCGGGATTGCGATCATACAGGAGAACGATCCGGTGGGCGCGCAGAAGATTCTCGACTCACGCCCCTCCCTTCATACCATCGTCTACGCGAAAGGTGAAGTGTCGGGCGAGTACCGCACCCGTGAGTTCGAAGTAATTGCCGGTGTTCCCACGACCCGAACTGAAGTGATCGAGTACGGGCACCGCTTCCATGTCGATCTTGAAGCCGCCTACTTCTCCGCCCGGCTCTCTTCAGAGCGGCAACGCATTCTTGAGCAGACTGGCAGGAACGAGACAGTACTCGATATGTTTGCCGGTGTTGGTCCATTCGCGATCACGCTTGCAGCGCGGGCTGCGCTTGTGGTTGCCTGTGATCTCAACCCCCGGGCTGTAGAACTGATGCTGGAAAACATTGCGCAGAACCGGACAACAAACGTGCTTCCCGTGCTCGCGGATGCCCGGAGACTGGCCGGGATCTTCCCGTGGCGGTTTGACCGGATCGTGATGAACCTCCCCCTGTCCGGTACGGAATTTTTACAAGACGCGTTCCGGCTCTGCAAGCCTGGTGGGACCATTCACTTCTATTCGCTGGTATCAGCAGAAGGGGAGCACCGGGAGTGCATTGGCGAACTGGGGGGAGAAGTGCTGGCCGAGCGGGTTGTGCGGTCGTACTCACCCGGGCAGTGGCATGCGGTGTATGATATCTGTGTGAAGTGTTCGTAA